The Oryza glaberrima chromosome 5, OglaRS2, whole genome shotgun sequence DNA segment CCTCATCGTCACTTAGAACTTGAGTGTCCACGCTCAACTCATCGTCACCATCATCATCTCGCTCTTCATCCGAGTCTTCGACCAATTGGGTCTTCCCCAACTCACCAGTATCCTCATCATCTCTGCAATTAttcaccttctcctcctcttccggaCATTCCTCAGCGAATTGGGTCTCCAACCCATCACCAGCACCCTCATTCCCGCAATCCTCTCCCTCCTTGTGTTCTTCAACTAACTGGGTCCTAACCAAATCACCGGCATTGTTGCCACATTCCGCCGCCCCACCCTTCGCCAGAGCACAGGCGCCACCAGCATCATCCCCCTCACCCTCATCATCCTCGCTATCCTCCACCAACTGAGTGTCCTCCTGATCGtcgacgccaccgccacgctcctcctcctcctcctcactatcCTCCACCAACTGCGTCTCTCCCCAATCAACAGCCACAccatcctcctcttcccccaaTCCATCATCAACCATCTGCGTCTCCGCGTCATCCAGCGCCTGCGTCTCGCCGTACAGCACGCCATCCTCGCTCGGCGTCGCATCGCCATTACCACTAACCGGAGACCCTAAAAACCACATCACATCAAGCATCCACCAACCaacccaacaacaacaacaacaaaaaaaaaagaaaaaaaaatcagcacctTTACACCACCAAGAACTCAATTCAGCACAACACAAACCGAAACATCAACACTCACCCAACGGAGGCGTCGCCCCTCCCTCCAATGCCTGGGtctccccatcccctcctccatCGCCCGCATCCCCAGCCATCACAACTCAAACCTTCAACCTCCTCCCCTCTCAACCCCAACACCgcacctcaaaaaaaaaaaaaagaaaccaccAAAACGCGATTGgaatcgggaggaggagggagcgggggatTGATCCGGCGCGATAAAATGcgagcctctctctctctcccggggGATTCGGAGGCGGGTGGGAGTGGGAGAGTGAGAGGGGcttaggtttttcttttcttttgtttttttttttgatatagGAAGGGGGCTTAGGTTTTCGTTTGGGAGGGAAAGGAAAGCAGAAGCCgccgcggcgatggcgccgaAACGAGGGGAAGGGAACCGCCTCGGCCACGCTCAACCGTCCGATGGAGATCCGACGGCCGGATCGAGGTTACCGGATTGGGGGGGTGAGGTGTAATTAGAGGGGGGTTTGAGGGGCCCTTTTGTAAATGTGTAGCCCTTCACTTGAGAAAAGGGAGGAAAAAACCCTTGCTTTctttctcgccgccgccgccgtcgccggagcccgACCGCCGTGGAATCCCCGGACGCTCGCGCGGCTTCGCATCCGGGAGGAGGAATCTGGCGAGGTAATAGCGCCTATCCGCTCCctgtctttctctctctctctctgtgagtGGATGATGTCTTGTTGTTCTTAGTAGTTCTGCGTTTCTTGTGCTGTGTTGCTTTCTTTGTATCTAGATGGTCAATTTGGTAGAGGATTATATTAGtcttatgattttattttaatttttccagCTCAAGCTTATAACGAGCCGGGACAGAAAGATTTCATCGAAGTGGAGGAGCCATGGCTGGTAAGCTTCTTCTCAGTCTGACAGTATAACATGACTCTGCCGTGTGAAGCATCGAGCATTGTTTCTACTCTGGTGAATTCTGATGCTATTGCAATGCTTTTCTTTCCTGTTGGTGTTTGTTTGCAgggaaagaggagaagaaatcGCGCAAGGAGAAGCGGAAAGAAGCTAGATCGGAGAAGCAAAAACTGCGCTTTCTCTCTTGGGTTCAGCATCAGGTTAGCATGCCAAATCCTTTATGCAAAGAAAACTGACATGATTTTCTAGTTTGGGGATTTTAATTTAGGTCCACAAAATTTCTTGCATTAGGGTGGCAAAAGCAAAAGTAAGAAGCCGGTAGAGCCATCTGCAGAATCAAGTCCAGTAGAGGAAAAGAAACCAAAGAAAGAACCTACCAATGTgaagaagagaaggagggatACTGAGGCTAAGCCCAAGTCCAAGTCCAAATTCCAGGAATATCTTGAGATGGAGAGGGGTGGAGCTGTGAGCAGAGAGGAGGATCTGGAGACAGAGAGGAGGCTAGCGAAGAAACTCAAGGTGAAGAAAGGAAAGTTGGGAGGTCCAGATGATGGTATGGACAGCCTTTTCGCGGACCTTGGGTTCGAGGGCGACTTCGGTTCAGATGATGAAGCAAAAGAGTTTGATTGGAATACGGTGGATGATACTAAAGTAGacaagaaaaaagggaaaaagaaaaagaagaaagtgaAGAATGATGCCACTGAGGAACTATATGATGGGGGTGTGGGTGAAGAGAATGATGAAGCAGTTCAGCAATCTGAGAATGAAGAGCCTAATGTGGTTGAACTACCTATGGCGTCAAAGGCGAAGTATGTACCTCCGAGTTTGCGTGCTACTTCCAATTCAGAATCAGAAGAGATCGCTCAGATTCGCAGGAGAGTGAGAGGTGTGACTTTAAATTCCTTCTGCATAACATGCTTCTTATCCCTTTTTTTGCATGTATTATTATGCATGACctattgttttgtttgtttcaggGCTATTGAACAGACTCTCAGAATCGAACGTGGAGTCCATTACTCAGGAAATCGCTGCGCTATTTAGTGTATTGTCCAGTACCATTTTTTCTCTTTCCATTCTTCAAATATTATGCTACCAAATTTCTCCAGatgttttcttttggtttgaTTAATCACAAGTCACTTTTTATGATTTTGTTTCCATTTATCTGTTTGCAGTCAGTTCCAAGAAGTACCGGTTGCCAGGTAATTGGCGATGAAGTTTTGGCAAGTTGTTCACGAGGACCTCGTGGAAATGAACAGTTAAGGATCTTTCACAATAGTCACGGATGTATCTGTGTCCTTGTGGGTGTTTATTATCAATAACAAACTAATGAAATTGCTTTGTTAAACTGTACAGGTATGCTGCTGTATTTGCATCATTTGTTGCAGGTATGGCAAGCCTGGTTGGCATTGACTTCAGTGCCAAGATCCTTGCCTCTCTTGCAAAGTCGTTTGAGGTATGACTATTTCTACTATTACAAAGATGAATTGCAACCTGTTGTTTTCTTTCATCTGTTTTGGATACTTGGGTTATGTTCTATGAGTGACTATCgcagtttatttttatttttagataagttaatatgttttcttctttcccATTGTGACAGGATGAGTACTCAAAAGAAGATGGTCTATCTCTGAGGAATCTTACTTTACTGCTCTGTtatttgtgcatatttgatgtCATTTCAAGGTCGGCATTTGAATGGAACATTACACTTCCTTTCTTTGGAACAGATAAATCCTAATCATCCTATCTAATATTGCAGCGATCTTGTATATGATCTGCTATCAGTGCTGAGCAAGCGCTTGACAGAGCTGGATGTCTCAACTATATTGACCATCCTACAGTGTATGATATTGGCAGTTCTTTAAATAAATAGTAATAGTGCACAACTCACATTCCAGACCATTGTAGCTGTTCCACTGATTGGAATACTGCAGCATGTTTTATACTTAAGTTAAGCTGAGGATATGTTTTCATCTGGATGTACAGGCTGTGGAATGAAGCTGCGTGGAGATGACCCAGGTGCAATGAAAGATTTTGTTCTCAGTATTCAGAACTCTGTAAACCAGTTGAAACTGAAAGCACACCCAGCAGGTCAAGATAATGGACAAGCAGAGATGCATAGCAAAAGAGTAGGTTGCCTGTTTTATGGCTATTTAAGGTACATTACATGTAACCAATAGTTTTTGAGTTTGGTATCTGTTATATCTTACCGTGCAGATGGAATTTATGCTCGAGACAATATGTGACATTAAGAACAACAAAAAAAGGCCCAAAGAGGATCCTGCACACCACACTCGCATAAAAAAGTGGCTTCAAAAGGTTTTTACAAGAACTATTTCCCAATATTGAATTGTAAATTGTGAATTCAGAAATACAAACTTCGCTGTTCATTTAACATTTAGTTTCTCTTATATGTGCCTGCAGTTGAAAGCAGAAGGTGTCCTCTTGCGTGGGCTAACATGGAGTAAGCTTTTGGATCCTGATAAGAAAGGGCAGTGGTGGTTGTCTGGGGATGTTTCATCCACTGTAGGCAATATTGAAGAAGTTGCAGCAGTTATAAGCAAGGAGGTTGTTGAAGCACAAAAACTTGTTCAGCTTGCAGCTGCTCAGCGGATGAACACTGACATACGAAGAGCAATCTTCTGCATTATAATGAGTGCTGAGGACTATGTAGATGCTTTTGAGAAGCTCTTGAGGTTGGACCTTTCTGGGAAGCAGGTGTGCTATATCTTCTGTAAGTTCCATTGTTTTGCTCGTGTCTCTCTCAGTATTACCTATGCTATTTCCTCTATTTGCATGAAGGATCGGGAAATCATAAGGGTCATTGTGGACTGTTGTCTGCAAGAAAAGATGTTCAATAAGTATTACGCAGTCCTCGCTTCGAAGCTATGCAGCCATGATAAAAATCACAAGTTCAGCTTACAGGTATTGCATTTGTCATCTTTGTTATCTGCTCAACAACTGTCCTGTCTAACAAATTAGTGGATTGCTGCTTTGCTGATGTTGCTagtagatttatttttcttgaTTGACTTAATAGGATGAAACATGTTACACGTATACATTATAATAAACTGATGGCCTGTTAACTTGCATTTTTCTACTATTGTGTTCTGTTTGTGATGCCATTCTCTCTAGTGATGATAGTTGTAATATGCTGGCCACTTGCGTACTTCCTTTTAATGGGTGATGGCAGAAGTTAACATTATTCTTCTAACTATGTCTTCTCTGGTTTATTCTGCCGCTGTTGCAGTACTGCATCTGGGATCATTTTAAGGAGTTAGATAATATGGAGTTGAATCGATCCATGAATCTTGCAAAACTAGTTGCAGAGATGCTGGCAAATTTTACACTCTC contains these protein-coding regions:
- the LOC127773471 gene encoding uncharacterized protein LOC127773471, yielding MAGKEEKKSRKEKRKEARSEKQKLRFLSWVQHQGGKSKSKKPVEPSAESSPVEEKKPKKEPTNVKKRRRDTEAKPKSKSKFQEYLEMERGGAVSREEDLETERRLAKKLKVKKGKLGGPDDGMDSLFADLGFEGDFGSDDEAKEFDWNTVDDTKVDKKKGKKKKKKVKNDATEELYDGGVGEENDEAVQQSENEEPNVVELPMASKAKYVPPSLRATSNSESEEIAQIRRRVRGLLNRLSESNVESITQEIAALFSSVPRSTGCQVIGDEVLASCSRGPRGNEQYAAVFASFVAGMASLVGIDFSAKILASLAKSFEDEYSKEDGLSLRNLTLLLCYLCIFDVISSDLVYDLLSVLSKRLTELDVSTILTILQCCGMKLRGDDPGAMKDFVLSIQNSVNQLKLKAHPAGQDNGQAEMHSKRMEFMLETICDIKNNKKRPKEDPAHHTRIKKWLQKLKAEGVLLRGLTWSKLLDPDKKGQWWLSGDVSSTVGNIEEVAAVISKEVVEAQKLVQLAAAQRMNTDIRRAIFCIIMSAEDYVDAFEKLLRLDLSGKQDREIIRVIVDCCLQEKMFNKYYAVLASKLCSHDKNHKFSLQYCIWDHFKELDNMELNRSMNLAKLVAEMLANFTLSLATLKVVKNLAVEMIPKRIIHFRMLFETLLQKDDAVVWNAFTRIAGLPELEILRDGIVLFIKQHVIAKDTGKDLASKFKIAKKALDNTAGVLM